A region of Vanessa cardui chromosome 1, ilVanCard2.1, whole genome shotgun sequence DNA encodes the following proteins:
- the LOC124544487 gene encoding 39S ribosomal protein L42, mitochondrial, whose product MSYLLRSVIYQPKNLLARCYNKIVMTDDGSTIVALHQEQEFPYEFSKPLPEDLKEDNSVLRMSDYKEVKRVFKDVKPEIARQQLASLTLTTTHRWFPRARDKKAKKGEMNRPYL is encoded by the coding sequence atgtcCTACTTGCTACGCTCTGTTATTTATCAACCAAAAAATCTCCTTGCAAGATGTTACAATAAGATTGTAATGACTGATGATGGTTCTACAATAGTTGCTCTTCATCAAGAACAAGAATTTCCCTATGAGTTCTCAAAACCTTTACCAGAAGATTTAAAAGAAGATAATAGTGTGTTAAGAATGAGTGATTACAAAGAAGTAAAAAGGGTGTTTAAAGATGTGAAACCTGAAATAGCAAGACAGCAGTTAGCTTCTTTAACTTTAACGACAACACATCGTTGGTTCCCCAGAGCGAGAGATAAGAAAGCTAAGAAAGGTGAAATGAATCGACCAtacttatag
- the LOC124529764 gene encoding dual specificity phosphatase 29-like isoform X2: MSYRDTSYGSTPSPVLSSVSSFRSRPYTGLGVTYSPTPDVNEVYPGLFVGDAVAAKDKVFLRRMGINYVLNTAEGKRYTQVDTDHLYYRDCPGLRYKGFQLMDLPTTDISKYFHIAASFIDEGISRGGRVLVHCMMGVSRSATCAIAFLMIKRGMTLTEALALVRSRRDIHPNDGFIRQLQELDRELRVCRVR, from the exons atgagctACCGAGATACC AGCTATGGTTCGACGCCGTCTCCGGTGTTGAGTTCGGTCTCGTCCTTTCGATCCCGGCCCTACACTGGCCTGGGCGTCACGTACAGCCCTACGCCGGACGTAAATGAAGTATATCCGGGTCTGTTCGTCGGAGATgc GGTGGCAGCGAAAGACAAGGTCTTTCTGCGGCGTATGGGTATAAACTACGTGCTAAACACGGCTGAAGGCAAGCGATACACCCAAGTGGACACAGATCATCTCTATTATCGCGATTGTCCCGGCCTACGCTACAAGGGTTTCCAACTGATGGATCTTCCGACGACGGATATATCTAAGTACTTCCATATTGCTGCCAGCTTCATCGATGAGGGAATATCTCGTGGAG GTCGCGTGCTCGTGCACTGCATGATGGGTGTTTCAAGGTCGGCTACTTGCGCAATCGCCTTCCTAATGATCAAACGAGGCATGACCTTGACTGAGGCGCTCGCCCTGGTTCGCTCCCGGCGCGACATTCACCCCAACGACGGCTTCATCCGCCAGCTGCAAGAACTGGACAGGGAACTGCGCGTGTGTCGGGTGCGCTGA
- the LOC124529764 gene encoding dual specificity protein phosphatase 13-like isoform X1 → MSYRDTYSLYPRYPSYSAANEQRVGSYLRTLMSYGSTPSPVLSSVSSFRSRPYTGLGVTYSPTPDVNEVYPGLFVGDAVAAKDKVFLRRMGINYVLNTAEGKRYTQVDTDHLYYRDCPGLRYKGFQLMDLPTTDISKYFHIAASFIDEGISRGGRVLVHCMMGVSRSATCAIAFLMIKRGMTLTEALALVRSRRDIHPNDGFIRQLQELDRELRVCRVR, encoded by the exons atgagctACCGAGATACC TATTCTCTATATCCGAGATATCCTTCTTACTCTGCGGCTAATGAACAGCGAGTAGGCTCCTACCTAAGGACATTAATG AGCTATGGTTCGACGCCGTCTCCGGTGTTGAGTTCGGTCTCGTCCTTTCGATCCCGGCCCTACACTGGCCTGGGCGTCACGTACAGCCCTACGCCGGACGTAAATGAAGTATATCCGGGTCTGTTCGTCGGAGATgc GGTGGCAGCGAAAGACAAGGTCTTTCTGCGGCGTATGGGTATAAACTACGTGCTAAACACGGCTGAAGGCAAGCGATACACCCAAGTGGACACAGATCATCTCTATTATCGCGATTGTCCCGGCCTACGCTACAAGGGTTTCCAACTGATGGATCTTCCGACGACGGATATATCTAAGTACTTCCATATTGCTGCCAGCTTCATCGATGAGGGAATATCTCGTGGAG GTCGCGTGCTCGTGCACTGCATGATGGGTGTTTCAAGGTCGGCTACTTGCGCAATCGCCTTCCTAATGATCAAACGAGGCATGACCTTGACTGAGGCGCTCGCCCTGGTTCGCTCCCGGCGCGACATTCACCCCAACGACGGCTTCATCCGCCAGCTGCAAGAACTGGACAGGGAACTGCGCGTGTGTCGGGTGCGCTGA